AAGATTGCCGAGCAAGGTCGGACTGGAATCAGGGCAAATGGCTTACTTCCGCAATGTGGATGGACCCTTGTTCCACGGTCCTTGGGGTGATAATCCAGTGGGCTGGTTCATCGCGGGGTACGGTCCTTCCAGGCGGTTGAGCAACCATCCTCTCGATGCTCATCGACAGGCAGAAGGCCCCCTTCAAGCGTCTCGCTTGGCCAGCCTTTTCCGAGAAGACGTTTCGCTCGCGGAAGGTGTCCAGTGGCTCAGGGAGTTGCACCTGCGCCGCCTGGAAGAAAAACCGGGAGCGGAACTTCTCCTCAATGGTGTCCTGAAACTGCTCAACGACAACCTTTTGCCTGATTCCACGAGAGTGGAAAAGGTTGATTCCGAGGGATTGTGGGTGACTCAGCGGGGTGTGGCCCTCCCACTGCGGGAAATGAGCGATGGCTATCGCACTGTCATCGCGCTCGTAATGGATCTCGCCCGCCAACTGCATGCAACCTACGACGAGTTTCATCCAGTTCAGCAGGACGGCACATGGCGTGTTCTCCTCCCTGGGGTCGTGCTGATCGATGAGATCGAACTGCACCTGCACCTCGCGTGGCAGCGACGCATCGGATTCTGGTTCAAGGCCCACTTCCCGAACATCCAGTTTATCGTGACCACGCATAGTCCTTTTGTCTGCCAGGCGGCGGACCCCAAGGGACTCATCCGGTTGCCTGCCCCCGGCGAGAACCGGACCGCGGAGCATGTCTCCGACGAGCTATTCAAGACCGTGGTCAACGGCACCGTGGATGAGGCCGCCCTGACCGAGCTGTTCGGCCTCGAGCACGTGCACTCCGACAGTTCCGAGCAACTGCGCGAGCGGGTCGCGCAATTGGAGGCGCGCATCCTCGAAGGAGAGGCCACTGCCGAGGATCGCGAGGAGCTGGGTCGGCTCGCCGCGCAGCTTCCGGATACCGGGAGCGCGCTCGTGGACCGCGCCGTGAGGAAGTTCGGGCTCGACACATGAAGAAGCTGAACCGTGAGCCGCTGAGCGCGTCAACGATGGAGTTGCTCGCGGAACGTTCGCGGCAGGTGCTTGCCGCCGAGGATTCAAAGAGTGAGGCGCAGCGGCTGTGGACGCAGCAGGGCAACCGTGCGTTCGAGGAGATCCGTGCGACGCTGAAGTCCATGACGACGGGCCGTGAGCGCTGCATGTACTGCGAGGACAGCGCCGCCACGGACATCGAGCATTTCTGGCCCAAGTCGCAGTACCCCAAGAGGGCCTTCTCCTGGGACAACTACCTGCTGGCGTGCAGTGGCTGCAACAGCAACCACAAGCGCGAGAAGTTTCCCCTGGATGAGGCTGGGACGCCGTTGTTGATCAATCCCACCGTGGATGATCCCCGCGATCACTTGTTCCTCTCGGTCAAGACAGGCAAATTCCGTCCCCGGAAACAGGGAGGCCAGGAGAACCGCAAGGGAGTGGAGAGCATCGAGGTTTTCGGATTGGACCGTGACATTCTGGAGAAGGGACGCCTGGATGCGTGGGAAACCATTCCGGCTTTACTCCTGCGCTACGCGGACGCTTGCTCACGCGAGAAGTGGCGGCTTGCGCTCAACGTGCAGCGAACCCTCTGCCGATTTCCCTTCGCCAGCGTCTTGGCCTGGTTCATGGACATCGCATCCAGGCCCGACGCGGCGCTATTCATTGATGAGCGTTGTCTCCCCGTGCTCGAACGTTACCCAGACATCAAGCACTGGATTTGAACACCCGGAACAACCCCTCCCGGGCGCTCAGCCCTCCTCGTGGTGGATCCAGATGTTGCGCGTGGCCACGTCGGGCCGGTTGGACAGCGCCGCGATGCGCTGGCCCACGGGGAAGGGACGGTTGAACGGGTAGCCCCACTCGCGCGTCTCCCCGGACTCCTCGGCCTCGCCGATCACGGTCACCTGGAAGCGGAAGAGCATGCCCTCGCGCCGGCCCCGGGGCAAGAGCAGGTGCGCGGGCCAGCCCCACTCGTGCGCCGCGGACGCGCGCTCCCCCAAGCAGGTACGGAGGAGAGGAGCGTGACGCGCCCCCAGGTAGGAGCAGACCTCTGCCCCTCTGCACCAGCCCTCCCCCTCAACACCCATCCCCGGAGCCGCTGGTCGTGGTGAACTTGAGGTTGGTGGCCCCCGACGGAACATTCAGGGTGTAGGTGCAGGACCACTCGCTCGCCGAGGCGCCGATATTCGTCACCGAGGTGCCGCTGACGAGGGTGTTCGGTCCCGTACAACTCGAGGCAAGTGTCTGCACCCACTCTGGGAGAGGCGGGCCCTTCTCCACCAGGGGCTCCGCCTCCGGGTTTTGCCGGGAGGTCAGGCCGCCTGCACGGCGGGGGGAATCGCGCCGAGCTGCTGCAGCAAGGACATCATGTCGAGCTGATCCCAGATCTCGACGACCTTGCCGTTGTGCAGCCGGAAGTGGGGATGGTCGGTGATCTCCACGCGCCGCCCGGTGGGAGCGATGCCCATGAAGCTGCCGGTGTGCACCCCCGTCACGGCGAGGCGCACGGCCACCAAGCCTTGATCATACAGGAAGGAATGGATGGTGAATCGAATGTCCGAGAAGGACTCCAGCCACACGCGCGCCATGAGCTTCAATCCCGGCACGCCCTCCGGAAGGCCGGCTGGCAGGGGTTGCGCCACGACATCGGGAGCGAAGAAGTCGGTCATGCTCTCGACATCGCGCTGGACGTAGAGGCGAGTCAGGTACCGCTCGTAGAGTTCCCGGGCCTGCTGAGCGTTCATGAGGTGTCCTTCCGCGTGAGACGGGGGACCGTCATGGTGCTGTGCCGCGCGAGAATCACAATCACCCGGGCGAGAAGGCGTGCAGTAGCGCGCATGTCATGGCCCTGGAGGGCCATGCAGTGACCTCTGCCCAACGGCCCGTTCGTGTCTTCGTCAACGGTTGGCCGTTCGCGATGGAAGGTGGGTACCTCCCTGCACGCCTTCGGCGACACGGAGCCCCGGGCCCTCGCGGCTGAATCGTCCGGGGATTCGCCCACCCCCGGCCGGGTGGAGCCGCATGCGGGCACACGCGGAGTGAGGTGTGCCGAGGCCACGCCCTGGTGCGGTATGGTTCGCCTTCACGCCCGCCTCCTCGGGGAAGGGCAGAGCCCCCGCCAATGATCGCCAGCGATTCCCCCACCTCCCTCGCTCCGCTCGTCATCCCGGGCTACACGCTCCTGGGCGCCTTGCAGGAAACGGGAACCAACATCCTCTACCGCGCGGTGCGCGAGGCCGATGGACTCCCGGTGATCGTCAAGACGCCGCGCGCCCGGCACCCCGGCCCGCGCGAGCGCGCCCGCTACCAGCGCGAGTACGACATCCTGCAGCGCCTGCGAGGCACCCCCGGAGTGCTCGCCGCCTACGCGCACCGTGAACTCCAGGAGCGCCCCGTCCTGCTGCTGGAGGACGTGGGGGGCACGGCCCTGTCGGCACGGACTTCCACTCCCCTCGAACCTTCCCGGTTCCTCGAGCTGGCCCTCTCCCTGGCAACCACCCTGGCGGAGGTCCATCGGCGCGGCGTCATCCACAAGGACATCAAACCCGCCAACATCCTCGTGTCGCCCTCGGGCGGGGCCTGGCTCATCGACTTCGGCATCGCCACCCCGCGGCGGGTGGAGCACGTGGAGGCGATCCTCCAGCACCAGCTCGTCGAAGGCACTCCGGCCTACATGTCCCCGGAGCAGTCGGGGCGGATGAACCGCGCGGTGGACTACCGCACGGACTTCTACTCGCTGGGAGTCACCTTCTACGAAGTGCTCACGGGCAAGCTGCCCTTCCGGGGACAGGACGTGCTGGAGTGGTTCCACGCCCATCTGGCCCAATCACCCCCCCCTCCGCACCAACTGGTGCCCTCCCTTCCCCCCGCGCTCTCGGCGGTGGTGATGAAGCTGCTGGCCAAGGTGGCCGAGGAGCGCTACCAGAGCGCCGAGGGCCTGCGGGCGGATCTGGAGCGCTGCCAGGAGGCGTTGCGCGACGGAGCCCTGGAGCCCTTCGCCCTGGGCAGCCGGGATCTCCCCGCCCGCTTCCTGCTCCCCCAGCGGCTGTACGGTCGCGAGGCGGATGTGGACGCCCTGCTGACGGCCTTCGAGCGGGTGGCCTGCACGCGCCGGACCGAGTGGGTGCTCGTCCATGGCTACTCCGGCATCGGAAAGACGTCCGTCGTGCGCGAGCTGCACCGCCCCGTGCTGCGGCGGCGCGGCTTCTTCCTCAGCGGCAAGTTCGATCAGCTCCAGCGCGACGTGCCCTATGCCACCCTGGCGCAGGCCATCCGGGAGCTGGTGCGGCAGCTCCTGGCCGGAAGTGACCAGGAGGTCGCGGACTGGCGTCGGCGGCTGCTGGAGGCGTGGGAGGGCAACGGACGGGCACTGGTGGACCTGGTGCCCCAGCTCGAGCAGCTCGCCGGCGCGCAGCCCGCGCTCGCCGACATGCCCCCGGCGGAGACGCGCAACCGCTTCAACCGCGTCTTCCAGCGCTTCCTCGGCGTCTTCGCCAGCGCGGAGCGCCCCCTGGTGCTCTTCCTGGACGACCTGCAGTGGGCGGACGTCGCCAGCCTCGAGCTGCTGCGCTACCTCGCCACGCACCCGGATACGCCGCCCGTGCTGTTGCTCGGCGCCTACCGGGACAACGAGGTGAGCCCTTCCCACCCGCTGGCGAGGACCCTGGCCGAGGCGCGCACGGAGGGGGCGGCCCTGGCGGACATCCACCTGGGGCCCCTGTCGCTGGAGCAGACGCGGCAACTGGTGGCGGATGCCTTCCCCGGAGCCGGCGACGAGCTGGTGCTACCCCTGTCGTCCCTCGTCCAGGACAAGACGTGCGGCAACCCCTTCTTCCTCCTCCAGTTGTTGCAGACGCTCCATCAGGATGGGTTGGTGGAGCGTGTCCCCGAGGGCGGCTGGCGCTGTGACGCCGAGGGCGTCCGGGCCAAGGGGTACTCGGACAACGTCATCGACTTCATGGCGGGCCGCCTGCTGCTGTTGCCAGAGCCGACCCAGCGGTTGCTCCGCCTGGCCGCGTGCGTGGGCAACGTCTTCCCCGCGCGGATGCTCGCCCTGCTCTCCCACCAGGAAGAGTCCCAGGTGGAGCAGGGCCTGGAGCCCGCGCTCCAGGAAGAGCTGCTGGCGCGGGTGGAGGCCTCACGCTACCGCTTCTCGCACGATCGGATCCAACAGGCCGTCCATGCCCTCATCCCCGAAGAGGAGCGCAAGGCCGTCCACCTGCGCATCGGACGTCAGTTGATGGAGAACCTCTCGCCGGAGGAGCGGTGCGAGCGCCTCTTCGATGTGGTGGGTCACCTCAACGCCGGCATGGAGTTGATGAAGGACGACGCGGAGCGCCGCCGTCTGGCGTGCCTGAACGCCGAGGCGGGTTGGAAGGCCAAGGCCGCCTGCGCCCACCACTCGGCCGTGGCCCACTTCGCCACCGCCTTCGCCCTGCTGCCCGGCGATCCCTGGGAAACCGAGCGGGAGCTGGCCTTCACGCTGCGCCTGGGTCAGGCCACCAGCGAGGTGATGAACGGCCAGGTCGCCGAGGCGCGCCGGTTGATGGAAGAACTGCTGCCGCGGGCCCGCACGCGCGCGGAGATGGAGGCCGCCTATCGCCTCAAGAGCGATCTCTTCCTGCAAGCCAGTGATCCCCAAGGCGCCATCGACTGCCTGCTGGAGTGTCTGGAGAAGTTCGGCATGC
This DNA window, taken from Cystobacter ferrugineus, encodes the following:
- a CDS encoding AAA family ATPase, producing MYISRIELENIRGFRSGDLRVDLDLRRPDGRYAGWTVLAGRNGSGKSTLLKAVALAVVGPFVARGLQQSFAGWIREKEKKAVVRTELDFDGMVDGFDELSGNLAEPLAAWIEWLSLESKPEPALDFPRLPSKVGLESGQMAYFRNVDGPLFHGPWGDNPVGWFIAGYGPSRRLSNHPLDAHRQAEGPLQASRLASLFREDVSLAEGVQWLRELHLRRLEEKPGAELLLNGVLKLLNDNLLPDSTRVEKVDSEGLWVTQRGVALPLREMSDGYRTVIALVMDLARQLHATYDEFHPVQQDGTWRVLLPGVVLIDEIELHLHLAWQRRIGFWFKAHFPNIQFIVTTHSPFVCQAADPKGLIRLPAPGENRTAEHVSDELFKTVVNGTVDEAALTELFGLEHVHSDSSEQLRERVAQLEARILEGEATAEDREELGRLAAQLPDTGSALVDRAVRKFGLDT
- a CDS encoding retron system putative HNH endonuclease, which codes for MKKLNREPLSASTMELLAERSRQVLAAEDSKSEAQRLWTQQGNRAFEEIRATLKSMTTGRERCMYCEDSAATDIEHFWPKSQYPKRAFSWDNYLLACSGCNSNHKREKFPLDEAGTPLLINPTVDDPRDHLFLSVKTGKFRPRKQGGQENRKGVESIEVFGLDRDILEKGRLDAWETIPALLLRYADACSREKWRLALNVQRTLCRFPFASVLAWFMDIASRPDAALFIDERCLPVLERYPDIKHWI
- a CDS encoding ester cyclase; translation: MNAQQARELYERYLTRLYVQRDVESMTDFFAPDVVAQPLPAGLPEGVPGLKLMARVWLESFSDIRFTIHSFLYDQGLVAVRLAVTGVHTGSFMGIAPTGRRVEITDHPHFRLHNGKVVEIWDQLDMMSLLQQLGAIPPAVQAA